Proteins encoded together in one Acidobacteriota bacterium window:
- the asnB gene encoding asparagine synthase (glutamine-hydrolyzing): MCGICGIAIPEKLNRSVDAAALVRMRDSLTHRGPDDAGVFVDGAVGLGHRRLSIVDLAGGHQPMPNEDGKVWITYNGEVYNHRELRPALEERGHVYQTASDTETIIHLYEERGPRAVEQLRGMFAFAIWDAPRRRLVLARDRLGIKPLYYTLSDDGVICFASEIKALIEARAVRAELNYDALADYAANRSTSGEDTLFRGVKRLLPGHILVWSDGQIRIERYWDVSFAKPDEPLSDGQYIDQFEDLFRESVRLRLMADVPLGVFLSGGIDSSAIVAVMSEMVAEPIKTFSVAFDEREANELEYARTVARAFGADHHEVIVSPQQFFDALPALVYQEDEPIAHPSSVPLYFVSKLASRHVKVVLTGEGSDELLAGYDKYRKTVFNLALGRAYQTTMPASVRRAIERAILKLNGTSRVRQKLSRTFFCLQPEIEDIYFDNFSVFSRAMQRRLFTGEAREQMTQSDPYRTSLDLVGTADSDSLLDQLLAADLKTYLHELLMKQDQMSMAASIESRVPFLDHKLVEFAAALPVNMKLRGLTPKYILRKAMRDLLPKEILTRRKMGFPVPVGKWLRGPFSHVVDEYLLNPRSLERAIFNADFVRELVAQHRAGENHTERLWALINFEIWQRRFFDGEPVSSETGVARQLATASAIV, encoded by the coding sequence ATGTGTGGCATCTGCGGCATCGCAATTCCGGAAAAGCTGAACCGCTCGGTTGACGCGGCGGCGCTGGTTCGCATGCGCGATAGCCTCACGCATCGCGGACCTGATGATGCCGGAGTGTTCGTCGATGGAGCTGTTGGGCTCGGACATCGGCGGCTTTCCATCGTCGATCTGGCCGGCGGTCACCAGCCGATGCCTAACGAGGACGGCAAGGTCTGGATAACTTACAACGGCGAGGTGTACAACCATCGCGAGCTGCGCCCGGCGCTCGAGGAACGCGGGCACGTTTACCAAACCGCCAGCGACACCGAAACGATAATTCACTTATACGAAGAACGCGGCCCGCGCGCGGTCGAGCAGCTTCGCGGGATGTTCGCATTCGCGATATGGGACGCGCCGCGGCGCCGGCTCGTGTTGGCGCGCGACCGGCTTGGAATCAAGCCGCTGTATTACACGCTTTCTGATGATGGCGTAATCTGCTTCGCGTCGGAGATCAAAGCTCTTATAGAGGCGCGCGCGGTGAGAGCCGAACTCAACTACGATGCGTTGGCAGATTACGCCGCCAACCGTTCCACCTCCGGCGAAGACACTCTGTTTCGCGGCGTGAAGCGATTGCTTCCAGGACACATCCTGGTATGGAGCGACGGGCAAATTCGAATCGAGCGCTACTGGGATGTAAGCTTCGCAAAACCCGATGAGCCCCTCAGCGACGGCCAATACATCGACCAGTTTGAAGATCTGTTTCGCGAGTCCGTACGGCTGCGATTAATGGCTGATGTGCCGCTTGGCGTGTTCCTTTCGGGAGGGATCGATTCGAGCGCCATCGTCGCCGTGATGAGCGAGATGGTCGCCGAACCGATCAAGACTTTCTCGGTAGCCTTCGACGAGCGCGAAGCCAACGAGCTCGAATACGCGCGGACGGTGGCGCGCGCGTTCGGCGCCGATCATCACGAAGTCATCGTCAGCCCGCAGCAATTCTTTGACGCGCTGCCCGCGCTGGTCTATCAGGAAGACGAGCCGATCGCCCATCCCTCGAGCGTCCCGCTTTATTTCGTCTCGAAGCTGGCGAGCCGCCACGTCAAGGTAGTGCTGACCGGCGAGGGAAGCGACGAGCTGCTGGCAGGATACGACAAGTATCGCAAGACTGTTTTCAACCTGGCGCTCGGCCGAGCTTATCAAACCACGATGCCTGCTTCAGTGCGGCGCGCGATCGAGCGAGCGATTCTGAAACTGAACGGCACATCGCGCGTTCGGCAAAAGCTCTCGCGCACTTTCTTTTGTCTTCAGCCCGAGATTGAAGACATCTACTTCGACAACTTCTCGGTCTTTTCACGAGCGATGCAGCGGCGTCTTTTCACCGGCGAAGCGCGCGAACAGATGACTCAAAGCGATCCGTATCGTACATCGCTGGACCTGGTTGGAACCGCGGATTCAGACTCGTTGCTCGATCAGTTGCTCGCCGCCGATCTCAAGACTTACTTGCACGAGCTGTTGATGAAGCAAGACCAGATGAGCATGGCCGCTTCAATCGAAAGCCGCGTGCCTTTTCTCGATCACAAGCTGGTCGAGTTCGCCGCCGCGTTGCCGGTGAATATGAAGCTTCGAGGCTTGACCCCGAAATATATTCTGCGGAAGGCGATGCGCGATCTGTTGCCGAAGGAGATTTTGACTCGCCGCAAGATGGGCTTTCCGGTTCCCGTCGGCAAGTGGCTTCGCGGCCCATTCAGCCACGTGGTCGATGAGTACTTGCTGAATCCGCGGTCGCTCGAAAGAGCGATATTCAACGCCGACTTCGTTCGTGAGCTGGTTGCGCAACACCGGGCGGGCGAAAACCATACCGAGAGGCTATGGGCGCTGATCAACTTCGAAATCTGGCAACGGCGTTTCTTCGATGGCGAGCCGGTCAGCTCC
- a CDS encoding alginate lyase family protein: MASTIAQLKKLRGKSLHEIGVRSRQELAKLNERLLRAGTVEMADEALLREIDPASRNGNGEGSAMLILDRIRSSTTSASHSTTPLPFFASLARRDETSAIIKQRFPNERQAILERAERAIRGRFDLLGFTDLSFGDPIDWHLDPTTGKRTPLTHWSKIDYLDPNIAGDKKVTWELNRHAHFVTLGQAYWLTGDERFVEAFVSQASSWMDANPPKIGINWASSLELSFRVIAWLWALHLCADSDRLVSKFVSRFFKYLIAQGRHIESYLSHYFSPNTHLTGEALGLFYLGAALPELARAKRWSVTGLGVLLNQLPEHIRPDGVYFEQSSYYHRYTVDFYTHLLLLARAANVKLPREVEDRLALALDHLMWIGRPDGTSTRYGDDDGGRLLSLNARPADDFRDTLATGAALLGRGDWKFVAGDAAIETLWLGGPDALSCYDQIEASAPLDNSRAFDDGGCYVMRDGWSKQSSYVLADCGPHGSSTGAHGHADALAFEYALDGKTWLVDPGTFTYTGDASLRDQFRSSEAHNTATVDDQPQSVPAGPFGWEHIARSNANEFISDSAFDYFEGSHDGYERLDDPVTHTRSLFFLKQSSEYSPLLFVRDQFDARQRHRYALRYHIAPGSSVIAGDNNVKALDASGNALSISVFGQSEQKTQIADGWVSRGYGQREPAPVALFESEGERVHELVSVIASSAGAHQAPPVIEETRVTRQDVITLEDRSYGVYSIRAGDLLDVILMGEQATPIRHGLITTSGSMGWARFVAGTFTRGCLINGSRFELECLALDSPSTFRWCALQINRGQIEITIHGASRFDLSFYNPQTKVVVNNLSFDLASGSRAARFAVEGSVWKLLGEE; encoded by the coding sequence ATGGCCTCTACTATCGCACAATTGAAGAAGCTCCGCGGAAAGAGCCTTCACGAGATAGGTGTTCGCAGCCGGCAGGAACTCGCCAAACTGAACGAGCGCCTCCTTCGCGCGGGCACCGTGGAGATGGCCGACGAAGCGCTGCTTCGCGAGATCGATCCCGCGTCGCGCAACGGAAACGGCGAAGGCTCGGCGATGCTCATTCTCGATCGCATCCGTTCTTCGACCACATCGGCTTCTCACTCGACAACCCCGCTTCCGTTCTTCGCTTCGCTTGCTCGCCGCGACGAGACTTCCGCAATAATTAAGCAGCGCTTCCCAAATGAACGGCAAGCGATCCTCGAACGCGCGGAGCGGGCAATTCGCGGCCGCTTCGATCTGCTCGGCTTCACTGATCTGAGCTTTGGCGATCCGATCGATTGGCATCTCGATCCAACGACCGGCAAGCGAACGCCACTCACTCATTGGAGCAAGATCGACTATCTGGACCCAAATATCGCAGGCGATAAGAAGGTTACCTGGGAACTAAACCGGCACGCGCACTTTGTCACGCTCGGGCAGGCATACTGGCTGACCGGCGATGAGCGTTTCGTTGAAGCATTCGTTTCGCAGGCGTCGTCGTGGATGGACGCCAACCCGCCGAAGATCGGCATCAATTGGGCGAGCAGTCTCGAGCTTTCGTTTCGAGTGATCGCCTGGCTTTGGGCGCTGCATTTATGCGCCGATTCGGATCGCCTGGTTTCAAAGTTCGTTTCGCGCTTCTTCAAATATCTGATCGCCCAGGGCCGTCACATCGAGTCGTATCTCTCACACTACTTCAGCCCCAACACGCACCTGACCGGCGAGGCGCTCGGGTTGTTCTATCTGGGGGCGGCGCTGCCTGAACTGGCGCGCGCGAAGCGCTGGTCTGTTACCGGCCTCGGCGTATTGTTGAATCAACTACCAGAGCACATCCGTCCCGACGGAGTCTACTTCGAGCAGTCATCTTACTATCACCGCTACACCGTGGACTTCTACACGCATCTTCTCTTGCTTGCTCGCGCGGCCAACGTGAAGCTGCCGCGCGAAGTGGAAGACCGGCTCGCGCTGGCTCTTGATCACCTGATGTGGATCGGCAGACCCGACGGCACATCGACGCGCTATGGCGATGACGATGGAGGGCGGCTGCTCTCGCTGAACGCCCGCCCGGCCGATGATTTTCGCGACACGCTTGCGACGGGCGCGGCGTTGCTGGGTAGGGGCGACTGGAAGTTCGTCGCCGGCGATGCGGCGATCGAGACGCTATGGCTCGGCGGCCCGGACGCACTCTCTTGCTACGATCAGATCGAAGCGAGCGCCCCACTCGATAACAGTCGCGCGTTTGACGATGGCGGCTGTTACGTTATGCGAGACGGGTGGTCCAAGCAGTCCAGCTACGTGCTCGCGGATTGTGGACCTCACGGTTCATCTACCGGCGCTCACGGGCATGCGGATGCGCTCGCATTCGAGTACGCCTTAGACGGAAAAACCTGGCTGGTGGACCCGGGGACCTTCACCTACACGGGTGATGCGAGCCTGCGCGATCAGTTCCGCTCAAGCGAAGCACACAATACCGCGACCGTCGACGACCAGCCGCAGTCGGTTCCAGCCGGACCTTTTGGATGGGAGCACATCGCTCGATCTAACGCGAATGAGTTCATCTCCGACAGCGCGTTTGATTATTTCGAGGGCTCCCACGATGGCTATGAGCGGCTCGATGACCCGGTCACACATACCAGGTCGCTCTTCTTTTTGAAGCAGAGCTCCGAGTATTCTCCGCTGCTTTTTGTGCGCGATCAGTTCGACGCTCGCCAACGCCATCGCTACGCTTTGCGATATCACATAGCGCCGGGTAGCTCTGTTATTGCCGGCGACAACAACGTGAAGGCTTTGGACGCTTCCGGGAACGCGCTGTCAATCAGCGTGTTTGGTCAGAGCGAGCAGAAGACACAAATCGCAGACGGATGGGTGTCACGAGGCTACGGTCAACGCGAACCCGCGCCTGTGGCGCTGTTCGAATCTGAAGGCGAAAGGGTTCACGAGCTCGTCAGCGTTATAGCTTCCTCCGCCGGCGCTCATCAAGCACCGCCGGTCATCGAAGAAACGCGTGTCACTCGGCAGGACGTGATCACCCTGGAGGACCGTTCCTACGGCGTGTATTCGATCCGTGCCGGCGACTTGCTCGATGTCATTTTGATGGGTGAGCAAGCGACACCGATCAGACACGGCTTGATAACGACGTCCGGCTCGATGGGGTGGGCGCGATTCGTCGCCGGAACTTTCACGCGCGGCTGCTTGATAAACGGAAGCAGATTCGAACTGGAGTGCTTGGCCCTCGATTCGCCCAGTACCTTTAGATGGTGCGCCCTTCAAATAAATCGAGGCCAGATTGAGATTACTATTCACGGCGCCAGCCGTTTTGACTTATCCTTCTACAACCCCCAGACCAAAGTCGTGGTCAACAATCTCAGCTTCGATTTAGCATCAGGCTCCCGGGCGGCCCGGTTCGCCGTCGAAGGCTCAGTCTGGAAGCTTTTAGGAGAGGAATAA
- a CDS encoding class I SAM-dependent methyltransferase: protein MMVEAQIESGMRLHEREVASGERFEFGKNWARFLTLVDEDRIARAASSLKNWLEVEDLNGKSFLDIGSGSGLYSLAARRLGARVHSFDYDPYSVACTAELRRRYFAGDLSWKVEEGSALDVDYLKSLGTFDVVYSWGVLHHTGQMWRALDNARLPVAEGGKLFIAIYNDTGSQSARWKWIKRTYNNLPRILRLPFILVVSAPSETKSALRALVSFKIREYVRSWTEPRPERGMSRWRDIVDWVGGYPYEVAKPEELFDFYRARGFALARMQCGGVGLGCSQFVFKK, encoded by the coding sequence ATGATGGTTGAAGCACAAATCGAATCGGGGATGAGATTGCACGAACGTGAAGTCGCTTCAGGCGAGAGGTTCGAGTTCGGAAAAAACTGGGCTCGATTTCTGACGCTCGTCGACGAAGACAGAATCGCTAGGGCCGCGAGCTCGCTCAAGAATTGGCTCGAAGTCGAAGACCTGAACGGCAAGAGCTTCCTGGATATCGGCTCGGGCAGCGGTCTGTACAGCCTCGCCGCGCGACGCCTGGGAGCGCGAGTGCATTCCTTCGACTATGATCCGTACTCTGTAGCTTGCACGGCTGAGCTGAGGCGGCGCTATTTCGCCGGCGACCTGAGCTGGAAGGTTGAGGAGGGTTCCGCGCTGGATGTGGATTATCTGAAGTCGCTCGGAACGTTCGACGTCGTTTACTCCTGGGGGGTGCTGCACCACACCGGCCAGATGTGGCGGGCGCTTGATAACGCTCGATTGCCGGTCGCGGAAGGCGGCAAGCTGTTCATCGCGATCTACAACGATACAGGCAGCCAGAGCGCGCGCTGGAAATGGATAAAACGAACCTATAACAATCTGCCCAGGATTTTGAGGCTCCCGTTCATTCTTGTGGTCTCGGCGCCGAGTGAGACGAAATCAGCGCTTCGCGCACTCGTGAGTTTTAAGATCCGAGAGTACGTTCGCTCGTGGACCGAGCCGCGCCCGGAGCGAGGTATGAGCCGCTGGCGGGACATCGTCGACTGGGTAGGCGGCTATCCGTATGAAGTCGCCAAGCCCGAAGAGCTCTTCGACTTTTACCGAGCGCGCGGCTTTGCGCTGGCTCGCATGCAATGCGGAGGCGTGGGGCTCGGTTGTAGCCAATTCGTGTTTAAGAAGTAA
- a CDS encoding glycosyltransferase family 4 protein — MRILEIGPYPPPHGGVQTHLVAIREYLRRRGISCAVINVTRNRQPDADEVYYPKSGLEVVKLLLRLRYDVVHLHFGGTLTARLLALGFICTLIPWRKVVLTFHSGGYPVSGEGRGAHRRTLRGFVFRRFDRVIGVNQQLVDLFKRLGVRPDRIRLIQPHALSIEPAESLSPRLQRFFESHTPLLTTVGLLEPEYDLSLQIEALGAVRERFPKAGLVIIGSGSLEADLRTQISGKPYAQHILLPGDVPHRETLRVIAESDLFLRTTLYDGDSISVREALHIGVPVIATDNQMRPSGVDLIPASGINALRGAIERRLTNSSERQSCGPADEQNLEAVFELYQELVKETRS, encoded by the coding sequence ATGCGGATTCTTGAAATCGGACCATATCCGCCTCCTCACGGCGGCGTTCAAACCCACCTGGTGGCGATTCGCGAGTATCTTCGCCGGCGAGGGATTTCTTGCGCCGTCATCAACGTGACACGCAATCGTCAGCCCGATGCCGATGAAGTCTATTACCCCAAGAGCGGGCTCGAGGTCGTGAAGCTTCTGTTGCGGCTGCGCTATGACGTCGTTCACCTGCACTTCGGCGGCACGCTTACTGCGCGATTGCTGGCGCTTGGATTTATCTGCACCTTGATCCCTTGGCGCAAGGTCGTCCTGACATTTCATTCCGGCGGCTATCCGGTTTCCGGCGAAGGCCGCGGCGCTCATCGCCGCACACTGCGCGGTTTCGTATTCCGCCGGTTCGATAGAGTTATTGGAGTCAATCAGCAGCTCGTGGACTTATTCAAGAGGCTCGGCGTGAGACCCGATAGGATTCGCCTGATACAACCTCACGCGCTATCCATCGAACCGGCCGAGTCGCTTTCGCCTCGGTTGCAGCGCTTCTTCGAATCTCACACGCCCTTGCTCACGACTGTTGGATTGCTGGAGCCTGAGTATGATCTTTCGCTTCAAATCGAAGCTCTCGGCGCGGTACGCGAGCGATTTCCAAAGGCCGGTCTGGTGATCATCGGCTCAGGCAGCCTCGAAGCTGATCTGCGAACGCAAATCAGCGGCAAGCCATATGCTCAACACATATTGCTGCCCGGAGACGTTCCACATCGAGAGACGCTGCGGGTGATTGCCGAAAGCGATCTATTCCTGCGCACGACGCTTTACGATGGCGATTCGATCTCCGTGCGCGAGGCCTTGCACATCGGAGTGCCGGTGATTGCGACCGACAACCAGATGCGCCCAAGCGGGGTTGATTTGATTCCGGCGTCGGGCATTAACGCGCTTCGCGGAGCTATTGAACGACGACTGACAAACAGCAGCGAGCGGCAAAGTTGTGGCCCTGCCGATGAGCAGAACCTCGAAGCTGTGTTTGAGCTTTATCAGGAATTGGTGAAAGAGACGAGATCGTGA
- a CDS encoding bi-domain-containing oxidoreductase, with product MKQVLRKGFKEIVVDEVPDPMVVPHHVLVRPHYSLISSGTETASIHQDGVLKEVADNPSHLRKIRDVMKAVGPVRTVTEVKAKFSEYAVLGYSGAGVIVDKHPTVTDLEIGDRVAYGGEGTGHGETILAGRNLVAKMADSVGFEHACFTTLGSIALNAVRTANIGVGDTVAVIGLGLVGQLVAQLVRLQGGAVIALDLKADRVELARRLGADYALAGGNSTAQEVRALTSGRGADCVIVAAAAKSAAPARLALELCRDRGRLVIVGAVELNLPWYEMYLKEIQLFMSRAYGPGSYDSDYEKQARDYPFAYVRWTENRNMEEFLRLIALGRVELEPLITHQFDLDQSAAAYQTILNPSSNSLAVLLRYREAESDEPAAAFRPRRKVQVAAQSAVLSEVQVALVGAGNIARWDHLPNLKKAPGATLRAVCSTSGARGKTYALRFGAAYCCSDYEEILSDPEIDVVMIASRNQYHGAQSLAALRAGKHVFVEKPMALTEEECRDICRAVKETGKHLTVGFNRRFAPFYVEMKKQLALRSGPAVLNCRINSPGISGDYWMADPATGGAILGEACHFVDLLYWLLDSEPVAVSAYSLPTGKKEPIGENNLVASFRFEDGSIGNLTYCTVGSRASAGERVEAFAQGAGVVVEDFKRLKIQTGLQRKRSRLFADKGYRAQLESFLTSIRKGTTPEVTARDGARATIGCLRMLESARTRRPCAIDPDETIG from the coding sequence ATGAAACAGGTTCTGCGAAAAGGATTCAAAGAAATAGTCGTTGACGAAGTCCCCGACCCAATGGTCGTGCCGCATCACGTACTCGTTCGTCCCCACTACTCGCTCATCAGCAGCGGAACCGAGACGGCCAGCATTCATCAGGACGGCGTCTTGAAGGAAGTCGCCGACAATCCGTCACACTTGCGAAAGATTCGCGACGTGATGAAAGCGGTAGGCCCTGTGCGCACCGTCACGGAAGTCAAAGCAAAGTTTAGCGAGTACGCCGTGCTCGGATACTCAGGCGCGGGCGTTATTGTAGACAAACATCCGACGGTCACCGATCTGGAGATTGGCGACCGCGTGGCGTACGGCGGCGAGGGCACCGGGCACGGCGAAACAATCCTGGCCGGGCGAAATCTCGTGGCGAAAATGGCCGACTCGGTTGGCTTCGAACACGCCTGCTTCACGACTCTGGGCAGCATCGCGCTAAACGCCGTGCGCACCGCGAACATCGGCGTCGGCGATACGGTTGCGGTGATCGGTCTCGGGCTCGTCGGGCAGCTTGTCGCCCAACTGGTGAGGCTTCAAGGCGGCGCGGTCATCGCCCTCGATCTCAAAGCTGATCGCGTCGAGCTCGCGCGAAGACTTGGCGCGGATTATGCGCTGGCCGGCGGCAACTCGACCGCGCAGGAAGTGCGCGCACTCACATCGGGCCGCGGAGCGGATTGCGTGATAGTCGCCGCGGCCGCAAAGTCAGCGGCTCCCGCCCGGCTGGCCCTGGAGCTTTGTCGCGATCGCGGCCGACTGGTGATAGTCGGCGCCGTGGAGCTGAATCTCCCCTGGTATGAAATGTATCTGAAAGAGATTCAACTGTTCATGTCACGCGCATACGGGCCGGGCAGCTACGACTCGGATTATGAAAAGCAGGCGCGCGATTACCCGTTCGCTTACGTGCGCTGGACTGAGAACCGGAACATGGAAGAGTTTCTGCGGCTCATCGCTTTGGGCCGCGTGGAGCTTGAGCCGCTCATCACTCATCAGTTCGACCTGGATCAGTCGGCCGCGGCTTATCAAACAATCCTCAATCCATCTTCCAACAGCCTCGCGGTGTTGTTGCGCTACCGGGAGGCTGAATCCGATGAACCGGCAGCGGCTTTCAGGCCGCGAAGGAAAGTTCAGGTTGCGGCGCAATCGGCTGTCCTGTCTGAAGTGCAAGTCGCGCTGGTTGGCGCCGGCAATATCGCGCGATGGGATCATCTGCCCAACCTGAAAAAGGCTCCGGGCGCCACTTTGCGGGCAGTCTGCTCGACGAGCGGCGCGCGGGGAAAAACCTACGCTCTCAGGTTCGGCGCGGCTTACTGCTGTTCTGACTACGAAGAGATTCTCAGCGATCCCGAGATTGACGTGGTGATGATTGCGAGCCGCAACCAGTATCACGGCGCGCAGTCTCTTGCCGCGCTCCGCGCAGGCAAACACGTCTTCGTCGAAAAGCCGATGGCGCTGACCGAAGAAGAGTGTCGCGATATTTGCCGCGCAGTCAAAGAAACTGGAAAGCATCTCACGGTTGGATTCAATCGCCGCTTCGCTCCTTTCTACGTCGAGATGAAAAAGCAGCTCGCTCTTCGCTCGGGGCCGGCGGTGCTGAATTGCCGCATCAATTCGCCGGGCATCAGCGGCGACTATTGGATGGCCGACCCGGCAACGGGCGGAGCTATCCTGGGCGAAGCGTGCCACTTCGTCGACCTGCTTTACTGGCTGCTCGATTCTGAACCGGTCGCGGTTTCTGCTTATTCGCTTCCGACCGGCAAGAAGGAGCCGATTGGCGAGAACAATCTTGTTGCAAGCTTTCGTTTCGAGGACGGCTCCATCGGCAACCTCACTTATTGCACCGTCGGGAGCCGCGCTTCCGCGGGCGAGCGCGTGGAAGCCTTTGCGCAGGGGGCCGGCGTCGTGGTCGAAGACTTCAAGCGCCTGAAAATTCAGACCGGTCTCCAACGTAAACGCTCGCGCCTGTTTGCGGATAAAGGCTATCGCGCTCAACTCGAATCTTTCCTAACCTCAATTCGCAAAGGCACGACGCCTGAAGTGACGGCGCGCGACGGGGCGCGCGCCACCATTGGCTGTCTGCGCATGCTCGAGTCTGCGCGAACCAGGCGCCCGTGCGCGATTGATCCGGACGAAACTATCGGATGA
- a CDS encoding glycosyltransferase: MSVAITETAAAQRDLRSSVSVRRRPRVLHLITSFEIGGTERQAVELLKRLDSERYDVRLAALRNEGPFYEEIAARFPEVREFPLTSFYNRNAVKQLWRLRKLMKSAQVDILHAHDFYGGLIGASAARLAGVRVVACQRHLKLSDRRSHRWGQRIIHLLAHRILVNSEAIRDYIISNDGAPAGKIVVIKNGISSLSSSESAAASPFARRETHDALCRELGLDRNAKLVGMIARLQPVKGHRYFIEAAASVLTKEPSAHFILAGDGPLRGEIENHIAQLGIREHVHLLGDRSDVSRLTASFDLMALASLHEGLPNAVMEAMAAGVPVVATAVGGTKELIVDGQTGYLVPPANAGALAERITFALANEETSRRLAARGFEFVRDRFSIERMVEAVENLYEELTED; the protein is encoded by the coding sequence ATGAGCGTGGCAATAACCGAAACAGCAGCCGCTCAACGCGACCTGCGATCGAGCGTGTCCGTCCGCCGGCGGCCGCGCGTGCTTCACCTGATTACCAGCTTCGAGATCGGTGGCACCGAGCGGCAGGCCGTCGAGCTTCTCAAGCGACTCGACTCTGAGCGCTACGATGTGCGTCTCGCCGCGCTGCGAAATGAAGGACCGTTCTACGAAGAAATAGCGGCGCGGTTCCCCGAGGTGCGCGAATTCCCGCTCACCAGCTTCTACAACCGAAACGCGGTGAAGCAGCTCTGGCGGCTGCGCAAATTAATGAAGAGCGCGCAGGTAGACATTCTGCACGCGCATGACTTCTATGGCGGATTGATTGGGGCGTCCGCAGCGCGGCTCGCGGGCGTGAGGGTCGTTGCCTGCCAAAGGCACTTGAAACTCTCGGATCGCAGAAGTCACCGCTGGGGTCAGCGCATCATTCACCTGCTCGCTCATCGGATACTGGTCAACTCCGAAGCGATACGCGATTACATCATCTCGAACGACGGCGCGCCCGCCGGCAAGATCGTTGTCATCAAGAACGGAATAAGCTCGCTATCATCAAGCGAATCGGCCGCGGCTTCGCCTTTCGCGCGCCGCGAAACTCATGACGCGCTGTGCCGCGAGCTTGGGCTTGATAGGAATGCGAAGCTTGTCGGAATGATCGCAAGGCTTCAGCCGGTCAAAGGCCATCGCTACTTCATCGAAGCCGCGGCAAGCGTGCTCACGAAAGAGCCCTCGGCTCACTTCATTTTAGCCGGCGACGGCCCGCTCCGCGGCGAAATTGAGAATCACATTGCGCAGCTTGGCATCAGGGAGCACGTGCACCTGCTCGGCGATCGAAGCGACGTGTCGCGGCTCACGGCTTCGTTCGATCTGATGGCCCTTGCATCTTTGCACGAAGGGCTGCCCAACGCCGTCATGGAAGCGATGGCCGCGGGCGTGCCGGTTGTAGCGACAGCCGTCGGCGGAACGAAAGAGTTGATCGTCGATGGCCAGACCGGCTATCTGGTTCCGCCTGCCAATGCAGGCGCGCTTGCCGAACGAATCACTTTCGCGCTGGCGAATGAAGAGACGAGCCGGCGCCTTGCCGCGCGTGGTTTTGAGTTTGTGAGGGACAGGTTCAGCATCGAGAGAATGGTCGAAGCTGTCGAGAATCTCTATGAAGAATTGACGGAGGACTAG